Proteins found in one Sporosarcina jeotgali genomic segment:
- a CDS encoding DoxX family protein has protein sequence MKKIALYAFCLFFAAAGVGHFLLDSFFILAMPEWVPFRPAIVYISGIMEILLALGLFLKQTRERAGMLISIFLVLVFPVNIYMALTPENFDLSPAALWIRLPLQLVLIWWVLKVRK, from the coding sequence ATGAAGAAAATTGCATTATACGCATTTTGTCTGTTCTTTGCTGCTGCGGGAGTTGGCCACTTCTTACTGGATTCATTTTTCATTTTGGCTATGCCCGAATGGGTGCCGTTCCGGCCTGCGATTGTATACATTTCAGGGATCATGGAAATCTTGCTGGCACTTGGGTTGTTCCTAAAACAAACACGGGAACGAGCGGGCATGTTAATCTCCATCTTTTTAGTGCTTGTGTTTCCGGTCAACATCTATATGGCGCTGACCCCTGAGAATTTTGATTTGTCACCAGCAGCGTTATGGATTCGTTTGCCATTGCAACTTGTGCTCATTTGGTGGGTACTTAAAGTTCGGAAATAG
- a CDS encoding glycerol-3-phosphate responsive antiterminator: MPFHNQKILPAARTLKQFEQMLDSPFEYVVLLEVHISNLKTVKREADKRCKKLIIHADLIQGLKTDNYAADFLCNDIRPAGIISTRSNMIMKAKAKNILAIQRMFLLDTIALEKSYSLIDQTQPDFIEMLPGVIPELIEEVYERTGIPIINGGLIRTEKHIEDALAAGAVAVTTSDHELWKSFKKKRTF; the protein is encoded by the coding sequence ATGCCTTTTCACAATCAAAAAATCTTACCAGCTGCCCGGACGTTAAAACAGTTTGAGCAGATGCTGGACAGTCCATTCGAATATGTTGTGTTATTAGAAGTGCATATTAGTAATTTGAAAACAGTGAAGCGTGAAGCAGATAAGAGATGCAAAAAGCTAATCATTCACGCGGATCTTATTCAAGGTCTGAAAACAGATAACTATGCTGCGGACTTCTTGTGTAATGATATTCGGCCTGCAGGTATTATTTCCACTCGTTCCAATATGATAATGAAGGCAAAAGCTAAAAACATCCTTGCCATTCAACGAATGTTTTTGCTAGATACGATTGCTTTGGAAAAAAGTTATTCCCTGATTGACCAGACCCAGCCGGATTTCATTGAAATGTTGCCTGGTGTTATCCCTGAACTGATAGAAGAAGTCTATGAACGCACAGGAATCCCGATTATTAACGGCGGTCTCATTCGTACTGAAAAGCATATCGAAGATGCGCTTGCAGCAGGTGCTGTTGCAGTGACGACCTCAGACCATGAACTATGGAAGTCTTTTAAGAAAAAGAGAACTTTCTGA
- a CDS encoding helix-turn-helix transcriptional regulator: MLKNRLKELRARYSFTQIELAKQVGVTRQTIGFIEKGEFSPSVTLSLKLAKALNCDINEIFWLEGEEEHEE, translated from the coding sequence ATGCTTAAAAATCGGTTAAAGGAGCTGCGAGCGCGCTACAGCTTCACACAAATAGAATTGGCAAAGCAAGTCGGTGTAACCAGACAGACGATTGGATTCATCGAAAAAGGTGAGTTTTCACCATCCGTTACACTGTCACTGAAGCTGGCGAAGGCGCTCAACTGTGATATTAATGAAATTTTTTGGCTGGAAGGGGAGGAAGAACATGAAGAATGA
- a CDS encoding metal-dependent hydrolase, protein MKGSSHLGIGIAVGAIAGYITQPDFMTVAICAGIGGASGVAPDLDTNGLATNRITLSKKVSKVLMEVAGIGILLMLIYQVMTQGMSREIYIYGGIGLVLLIVSRVITQRRMLTITGVLVMLLGFVLDKSIGILLAGSYITFASFLPHRSYTHSLIGVAFYALILKYLYIEWPIEGMMAAGLAGYISHLVADMKMLPVNRRGVKWFAPLWKQVF, encoded by the coding sequence ATGAAAGGCAGTTCACACTTAGGAATCGGGATTGCGGTTGGCGCAATCGCCGGGTACATCACACAACCAGACTTCATGACTGTCGCGATCTGCGCAGGCATCGGCGGCGCGTCTGGGGTGGCACCAGATTTAGATACAAATGGCCTCGCAACCAATCGCATCACCTTATCGAAAAAAGTGAGTAAAGTACTCATGGAAGTTGCCGGTATCGGGATTTTACTCATGCTCATTTATCAGGTGATGACTCAAGGAATGAGCCGTGAAATTTACATATACGGAGGAATCGGCCTGGTCCTGCTGATTGTCTCACGCGTTATTACCCAGAGACGGATGCTGACGATTACAGGAGTTCTAGTCATGTTGCTTGGATTTGTATTGGATAAATCCATTGGCATTTTGCTCGCGGGAAGTTATATTACTTTTGCTTCATTTTTGCCTCACCGGTCTTATACACATTCACTTATAGGGGTTGCATTTTATGCGCTGATTTTAAAGTATTTGTATATAGAATGGCCAATCGAAGGGATGATGGCTGCCGGACTGGCTGGTTACATTAGCCATTTAGTGGCGGATATGAAAATGCTTCCCGTGAATCGAAGAGGTGTGAAATGGTTTGCACCATTGTGGAAGCAGGTGTTCTGA
- a CDS encoding MIP/aquaporin family protein: MTPFAGELIGTMILILFGGGVVGGVALKKSKAEGSGWIVITVGWGLAVALGVYAVGQASGAHLNPAVTIGFAAIGDFPWADVPAYILAQMIGAILGAVLVYFQYLPHWKETEDPIAKRDVFATTPAIRHPLSNLTSEVIGTFILLLGLLSIGANEFTEGLNPLIVGALIIAIGLSLGGTTGYAINPARDLGPRIAHFFLPIPKKGSSGWRYAWVPVVGPILGGTMGALFYKQFFIGENSIAFWVVGAVVLALLVAAQYSIRKETTSGHVKTSTSRAASNKF; encoded by the coding sequence ATGACTCCATTTGCAGGAGAGTTGATTGGAACGATGATTTTAATTTTGTTCGGCGGCGGTGTAGTCGGGGGCGTTGCGCTGAAAAAGTCCAAGGCAGAAGGCTCGGGGTGGATTGTGATTACAGTAGGCTGGGGATTAGCGGTTGCACTTGGCGTTTATGCAGTCGGCCAAGCAAGCGGGGCACACTTAAATCCAGCTGTGACAATTGGATTTGCAGCAATCGGTGATTTCCCTTGGGCGGATGTGCCAGCGTACATCCTTGCTCAAATGATCGGTGCAATACTTGGGGCTGTATTGGTTTATTTTCAATATCTGCCGCATTGGAAAGAAACAGAAGATCCAATCGCAAAACGGGATGTATTTGCAACAACTCCAGCGATTCGGCATCCGCTATCCAACCTGACAAGTGAAGTCATCGGAACTTTCATTTTGCTGCTTGGTTTATTATCAATCGGTGCCAATGAATTTACTGAAGGACTCAATCCTCTAATTGTCGGTGCGCTGATTATCGCAATTGGGCTGTCTCTTGGCGGTACGACCGGCTATGCGATTAACCCGGCACGTGATCTTGGCCCGAGAATTGCACACTTTTTCCTGCCAATCCCTAAAAAAGGATCATCCGGCTGGCGTTATGCATGGGTTCCTGTAGTTGGCCCGATTTTAGGCGGAACAATGGGGGCACTATTTTATAAGCAATTCTTTATTGGCGAAAATAGTATCGCATTCTGGGTAGTTGGTGCTGTTGTGCTGGCATTGTTAGTAGCTGCACAATACTCAATTCGTAAAGAGACAACTTCAGGGCATGTCAAAACGTCAACAAGTCGTGCGGCGAGCAACAAGTTTTAA
- the glpK gene encoding glycerol kinase GlpK, which yields MTEKYIMALDQGTTSSRAILFDKKGKIFHSAQQEFTQHFPKSGWVEHNADGIWSSILSVIAGVLSEKNISAEQIEGIGITNQRETTVVWDKHTGNPIYNAIVWQSRQTAGICEELKESGYNDLFREKTGLLIDAYFSGTKVKWILDNVEGAREKAENGDLLFGTIDTWIVWKLSGGTTHVTDYSNASRTLMYNIHELKWDEELLEILGVPASMLPDVRPSSEIYTHADPEQFFGHAVPIAGIAGDQQAALFGQACFETGMVKNTYGTGCFMLMNTGDKAVKSDHGLLTTIAWGIDGKVQYALEGSIFVAGSAIQWLRDGLRMFRNSSDSEQYAARVESADGVYVVPAFVGLGTPYWDSDVRGAVFGLTRGTTKEHFVRATLESLAYQTKDVLDVMEIDSGISLKTLRVDGGAVENNLLMQFQSDLLNVPVERPSINETTALGAAYLAGLAVGFWKDCSEIAAHWSLDRPFEPAMEQEERDQLYSGWQKAVKAATMFK from the coding sequence ATGACTGAAAAATATATTATGGCACTAGACCAAGGGACTACAAGTTCACGAGCGATATTGTTTGACAAAAAGGGGAAAATCTTTCACTCGGCACAACAGGAATTCACACAGCATTTTCCGAAATCAGGCTGGGTGGAACATAATGCTGACGGAATTTGGAGCTCTATACTTTCAGTAATTGCTGGTGTTCTATCAGAAAAGAATATTTCAGCAGAACAAATTGAAGGGATCGGCATCACAAACCAGCGGGAAACGACAGTAGTATGGGACAAGCATACTGGAAATCCAATTTACAATGCGATTGTCTGGCAATCACGTCAAACGGCAGGAATTTGTGAAGAGTTGAAAGAAAGCGGTTACAACGACCTATTCAGAGAAAAGACAGGATTGCTCATTGATGCCTATTTTTCTGGAACAAAAGTGAAATGGATTTTAGATAATGTAGAAGGAGCCAGAGAAAAAGCTGAAAATGGGGACCTGTTATTCGGAACAATTGATACGTGGATTGTTTGGAAATTGTCTGGAGGAACGACGCATGTAACGGATTATTCGAATGCGTCCAGAACGTTAATGTACAATATTCACGAATTGAAATGGGATGAAGAACTTTTAGAAATTTTAGGGGTTCCGGCTTCCATGCTGCCAGATGTCCGGCCATCGTCAGAAATCTATACGCATGCAGATCCGGAACAATTTTTCGGGCATGCTGTCCCGATTGCAGGAATTGCTGGGGATCAGCAGGCTGCTTTGTTTGGTCAAGCCTGTTTTGAAACGGGCATGGTGAAAAACACCTATGGCACCGGCTGCTTCATGTTGATGAATACCGGAGACAAAGCGGTGAAATCAGATCACGGACTGCTGACGACAATTGCTTGGGGAATCGATGGGAAAGTTCAATATGCTTTAGAAGGAAGTATTTTCGTTGCAGGTTCTGCCATCCAATGGCTGCGTGATGGACTGCGCATGTTCCGTAATTCTTCAGACAGCGAACAGTACGCTGCAAGAGTAGAATCAGCAGATGGGGTATATGTTGTCCCTGCTTTTGTAGGCCTCGGAACTCCATATTGGGACAGCGATGTTCGCGGTGCTGTATTTGGGTTAACGCGCGGCACGACAAAAGAGCATTTCGTTCGTGCAACATTAGAGTCACTTGCATACCAAACCAAGGATGTATTGGATGTCATGGAAATCGATTCGGGGATTTCATTGAAAACGTTGCGGGTAGATGGCGGAGCGGTTGAGAATAATCTCCTTATGCAGTTTCAGTCAGATCTCTTGAATGTACCAGTGGAGCGTCCTTCCATTAACGAAACAACAGCACTTGGCGCTGCGTATTTAGCAGGACTTGCGGTCGGTTTCTGGAAAGACTGTTCTGAAATCGCTGCTCATTGGTCATTAGATCGCCCATTTGAGCCTGCGATGGAGCAAGAAGAACGAGACCAGCTTTATAGCGGCTGGCAGAAAGCTGTTAAAGCGGCAACTATGTTTAAATAA
- a CDS encoding glycerol-3-phosphate dehydrogenase/oxidase gives MTTFSALNRNEQFSQLNSDQFDVVVIGGGITGAGIALDAAARGMKTALVEMQDFASGTSSRSTKLVHGGLRYLKQFEIKEVAELGKERAIVYENGPHVTTPEWMLLPFHKGGTFGPYSTALGLKVYDFLAGVKRSERRKMLNLDQTIQKAPLIKRQGLQGSGYYVEYRTDDARLTIEVAKAAASKGATLVNYAKAESFLYDETNKIEGVQVRDMLTGELTAIHASKVINAAGPWVDEVKEIDGHSNGKQLILSKGIHLVFDQSVFPLHQAIYFDTPDKRMIFAVPRDGKAYVGTTDTFFDGDPKEMQITEEDRTYILDAIHYMFPEVSVSEKDVESSWAGVRPLIHEDGKNPSEISRKDEIWESERGLITIAGGKLTGYRKMAETVVNKIAQLLQQEKGLTFRRCSTKKIPISGGDFGGSVNYNRYTEQAVKRGQLLGFTERESRHLAALYGTNVDEVFMIPYDENQAMPRILYVKLRYAIEKEMTVKPTDFFIRRTGDLYFNIKNVVDAKKDVLNEMAQIFNWTSIEQQNYEKELDEEMIKATSVV, from the coding sequence ATGACAACATTTTCAGCATTGAATCGAAACGAACAATTCAGCCAGTTGAATTCAGATCAGTTTGACGTGGTAGTAATCGGCGGGGGGATTACAGGAGCTGGAATTGCATTAGATGCAGCCGCTCGGGGCATGAAAACTGCGCTTGTTGAAATGCAAGACTTTGCATCAGGTACATCGAGCCGTTCCACAAAACTAGTACACGGCGGACTGCGATATTTAAAACAATTTGAAATCAAAGAAGTAGCGGAGCTTGGAAAAGAGCGGGCAATTGTCTATGAGAATGGACCTCATGTAACAACTCCTGAATGGATGTTGCTGCCCTTCCACAAAGGAGGCACATTCGGTCCTTATTCCACAGCTCTTGGACTAAAGGTGTATGACTTTTTAGCTGGGGTAAAACGCTCAGAGCGAAGAAAAATGCTGAACCTGGACCAGACAATTCAAAAAGCTCCGCTCATTAAAAGACAGGGACTTCAAGGCAGCGGATATTACGTTGAGTACCGTACGGACGATGCACGCCTTACCATTGAAGTGGCAAAAGCTGCAGCTTCCAAAGGTGCGACACTTGTTAACTATGCAAAAGCGGAATCGTTCCTATATGACGAGACCAACAAAATTGAAGGTGTACAAGTGCGGGATATGCTGACTGGAGAGTTGACAGCCATTCATGCTTCGAAAGTGATCAATGCTGCAGGTCCATGGGTAGATGAAGTGAAAGAAATTGACGGACATTCCAATGGAAAACAGCTGATCCTTTCAAAAGGTATCCACTTAGTGTTCGACCAAAGTGTATTTCCGCTGCATCAGGCAATTTACTTTGACACCCCCGATAAGCGCATGATTTTCGCGGTTCCCCGTGATGGGAAAGCATATGTCGGGACCACAGATACATTTTTTGACGGTGACCCAAAAGAAATGCAAATTACGGAGGAAGACCGTACGTACATTTTAGATGCGATCCACTACATGTTCCCAGAAGTATCAGTGTCTGAAAAAGACGTAGAATCGAGTTGGGCAGGGGTACGTCCGCTTATCCATGAAGATGGAAAAAATCCTTCTGAGATTTCACGAAAAGATGAAATTTGGGAGTCGGAACGGGGGTTAATTACTATTGCCGGCGGGAAACTGACGGGCTACCGTAAAATGGCGGAGACCGTGGTCAACAAGATTGCCCAGCTCCTTCAACAAGAAAAAGGGTTGACGTTCAGACGTTGCAGTACGAAAAAGATTCCTATCTCTGGCGGTGATTTCGGCGGATCTGTTAATTATAATCGATACACGGAGCAAGCGGTGAAGCGAGGACAGCTGCTTGGATTTACTGAAAGAGAAAGCAGACACTTGGCTGCATTATATGGCACAAATGTCGATGAGGTCTTTATGATTCCGTATGATGAAAACCAGGCGATGCCGCGAATTTTGTACGTGAAACTGCGCTATGCCATTGAAAAGGAAATGACCGTGAAACCAACGGATTTCTTCATTCGTCGGACAGGTGATCTTTATTTTAATATAAAAAATGTTGTAGATGCTAAGAAAGATGTGCTTAACGAGATGGCACAGATTTTCAATTGGACGTCTATAGAGCAGCAAAATTATGAAAAAGAATTGGATGAAGAGATGATAAAAGCGACTTCGGTTGTCTAA